The Mauremys reevesii isolate NIE-2019 linkage group 13, ASM1616193v1, whole genome shotgun sequence genome contains a region encoding:
- the TTI1 gene encoding TELO2-interacting protein 1 homolog isoform X4 encodes MAVFDTPQEAFGILRPVCVQLTKVQTTENVERLQAQLQTVSDSALQELQEYVLFPLRFTLKTPGPKRERLVQSVVQCITSILSTTCVKKQDLLQELFSELCLCLSSPSGLQPPAPLSEELKLTVIQALQVLMHSAYGDIILTLYQPSTLPHLGFAVSLLLALAEQEKAKQIKLAALKCLQVLILQCDCQEHHRLLDTVETRQCGNLFASFLPGISTALSRVITGDIKQGHMVTVSAIRLFYQTVCLVMADEQLATITQDEEKPSVEQSRVAELVVHRGPDWVKSTADKLSLLIHKIVEFASLHPHWKVRMELVELVHHLMLKCSQSLVESVGHLLKALVGLVNDESNEVQSKCHEILRSIAELRTVAENRALADILSENLHSLATALPRLMNSQDDQGKFSTLSLLLGSLKLLGPKVNIVLNSAAHLQRLSKALMQVLELDVADVKIIEERRWGPEDSLGEPSGSLQHGKGQKKYFRFFFDERIFLLIQQVCRVLGYYGNLYLLVDHFMGLYNESVVYRKQAAMVLNELITGAAGLGVDVLHERETAVSTEDLKGTITSILEEYTDQANWYLTTSIDTEGTSDELTVKHSGVCAIPRGAHSSSLISSSSPSSDPSPTIRSMNSNIWQICIQLEGVGCFAYVLGKEFRLLLASVLYPVLEKAGDSSLLISQTATGTMVDVCHACGYDSVQNLINGNSDYLVNGISLNLRRVAHQPHASQVLEAMLRHSDASLLPLVEDVIRDVLSALDQFYDDRASSFLGVLSTLVAALVQWFVVGKGKEHPQEQNLEQQSSTSSQKQGEGSVITPMVQEVEQFFLDYIKQRQIAEGNLPAMEEEEEEVQAPPPEPEMNDSGAEGETPLPAHAQIAKDVMERCIHLLSDKSLRVRLKVLDVLEFCVIVLHLHENHLLPMAHRAWPALVTRLINDDPLAVLRAFKVLCTLAEKCGDFLKRRFSKDVLPKLASSLVAQAPVSARAGPVYSHSLAFKLQLAVLQGLGLLCEKLDLGESDLNKVADACLMYLSAKQPVKLQEAARR; translated from the exons ATGGCAGTTTTTGATACCCCACAAGAAGCGTTCGGGATCTTGCGCCCAGTTTGTGTACAGCTAACAAAGGTGCAGACTACTGAGAATGTGGAACGCTTGCAGGCTCAGCTGCAGACAGTCAGTGACTCTGCCCTGCAGGAACTGCAGGAGTATGTCCTTTTCCCATTGAGGTTCACCCTGAAGACCCCAGGACCCAAACGGGAGAGACTTGTCCAGAGTGTGGTGCAGTGCATCACGTCCATTCTTTCAACAACGTGTGTGAAGAAGCAGGACCTCCTTCAGGAGCTTTTTTCTGAGCTCTGCCTGTGTCTATCTTCTCCATCTGGTTTGCAGCCACCAGCTCCGCTATCAGAGGAATTAAAACTGACTGTAATCCAAGCACTCCAGGTCCTGATGCATTCAGCTTATGGGGACATTATCCTCACTTTGTATCAGCCTTCTACCCTTCCTCACTTAGGATTTGCTGTATCTTTGCTTTTGGCCTTGGCAGAACAagaaaaagcaaagcaaattAAGCTGGCTGCCTTAAAGTGTTTACAGGTCCTAATTCTGCAGTGTGACTGCCAGGAGCATCATAGACTCCTAGACACGGTTGAAACAAGACAATGTGGGAATTTGTTTGCTTCTTTTCTACCTGGGATCTCTACTGCCCTGTCCCGGGTTATTACTGGAGACATCAAACAAGGTCATATGGTCACTGTTTCTGCCATCAGGCTCTTTTATCAAACTGTCTGCTTGGTGATGGCAGATGAACAACTAGCCACAATCACACAGGATGAAGAGAAGCCTTCAGTGGAACAAAGCAGAGTAGCTGAGCTGGTGGTCCATAGAGGACCGGACTGGGTAAAAAGCACTGCAGACAAATTGTCTCTCCTTATCCACAAGATAGTTGAATTTGCTTCTCTTCACCCTCACTGGAAGGTCAGGATGGAATTGGTGGAGCTGGTCCATCACCTTATGTTGAAGTGCAGTCAGTCACTGGTAGAATCAGTTGGTCACCTGTTAAAAGCCTTGGTTGGGCTTGTTAATGATGAAAGCAATGAGGTCCAAAGCAAGTGTCATGAGATTCTCAGGAGCATTGCTGAGCTGAGAACAGTAGCTGAGAACAGGGCTCTTGCTGATATTCTGTCAGAGAATCTGCATTCCCTGGCCACAGCCCTTCCACGTCTGATGAATTCCCAGGATGATCAAGGCAAGTTCTCTACCCTGAGCTTATTACTCGGCTCCCTGAAGTTGCTGGGCCCCAAGGTGAACATTGTGCTCAACTCTGCTGCCCACCTCCAGCGTCTCTCCAAAGCTCTGATGCAAGTTCTGGAGCTGGATGTGGCTGATGTGAAGATTATTGAAGAAAGACGTTGGGGCCCTGAAGACTCTCTAGGTGAGCCCTCGGGTTCCTTGCAGCATGGCAAAGGTCAGAAGAAATACTTCCGGTTCTTCTTTGATGAGCGGATTTTCTTGCTCATTCAGCAGGTTTGCCGGGTACTTGGCTACTACGGAAACCTCTACTTGCTAGTGGATCATTTCATGGGGCTATACAACGAATCTGTGGTGTATCGGAAGCAGGCTGCCATGGTCCTCAATGAGTTGATCACAGGAGCTGCTGGACTGGGGGTTGATGTTCTTCATGAAAGGGAAACTGCAGTGAGCACGGAAGACCTTAAAGGGACCATAACATCCATCCTCGAAGAATATACTGACCAGGCAAACTGGTATCTGACCACCAGCATTGACACTGAGGGAACCAGCGATGAGTTAACTGTGAAACATTCAGGAGTATGTGCTATCCCAAGAGGTGCACACAGCAGTTCTTTGATTTCATCCTCCTCCCCTTCTTCAGACCCAAGCCCAACCATCCGCTCCATGAACAGCAATATCTGGCAGATCTGCATCCAGCTGGAGGGGGTTGGCTGCTTTGCGTATGTGCTGGGGAAAGAGTTCCGCTTGCTTCTAGCATCAGTCCTCTACCCTGTGCTTGAAAAGGCCGGGGACAGTAGTCTGCTCATTAGTCAGACGGCGACTGGAACCATGGTGGATGTCTGCCATGCCTGTGGCTATGACTCCGTGCAAAATCTGATTAATGGTAACTCGGACTATCTGGTGAATGGGATTTCCCTAAACCTGCGTCGGGTGGCACATCAGCCTCACGCCTCGCAGGTCCTGGAGGCCATGCTCAGGCATTCGGATGCCAGCTTGCTCCCACTGGTGGAGGATGTGATCCGAGATGTCCTGTCTGCCCTTGATCAGTTTTATGACGACCGAGCTTCCTCTTTCCTTGGGGTCCTGTCCACATTAGTGGCAGCTTTAG TGCAGTGGTtcgtggtggggaaggggaaggagcacCCACAAGAGCAGAATCTAGAGCAGCAGAGCAGCACTTCATCCcagaagcagggggaggggtctGTAATTACCCCCATGGTGCAAGAAGTGGAACAGTTCTTCCTGGACTACATCAAACAGAGGCAGATTGCAGAGGGCAACCTTCCAgccatggaggaggaggaagagg AGGTGCAGGCCCCCCCTCCTGAGCCTGAGATGAACGACAGCGGTGCGGAGGGAGAGACTCCATTGCCAGCCCATGCCCAGATAGCAAAGGATGTGATGGAGAGATGTATCCATTTACTGTCCGACAAGAGTCTGCGGGTGCGGCTGAAG GTCCTGGACGTGCTGGAGTTCTGCGTGATTGTGCTGCATCTTCATGAAAACCATCTGCTTCCCATGGCTCATCGCGCCTGGCCGGCTCTCGTCACCCGGCTGATTAACGACGACCCGCTGGCGGTGCTCAGAGCCTTCAAG GTGCTCTGTACCCTGGCTGAGAAGTGTGGCGATTTCCTGAAGCGACGATTCTCCAAAGACGTCCTGCCCAAGCTGGCCAGTTCCCTTGTCGCCCAGGCTCCAGTCAGTGCCAGAGCCGGACCCGTGTACAGCCATTCTCTTGCCTTCAAGTTACAGCTGGCCGTGCTGCAGGGGCTGGGTTTGCTGTGTGAGAAGCTGGACTTGG GCGAGAGTGACCTGAATAAAGTAGCAGATGCCTGTCTGATGTACCTCAGTGCCAAACAACCTGTGAAACTGCAAGAGGCCGCCCGGAG ATGA
- the TTI1 gene encoding TELO2-interacting protein 1 homolog isoform X5 encodes MAVFDTPQEAFGILRPVCVQLTKVQTTENVERLQAQLQTVSDSALQELQEYVLFPLRFTLKTPGPKRERLVQSVVQCITSILSTTCVKKQDLLQELFSELCLCLSSPSGLQPPAPLSEELKLTVIQALQVLMHSAYGDIILTLYQPSTLPHLGFAVSLLLALAEQEKAKQIKLAALKCLQVLILQCDCQEHHRLLDTVETRQCGNLFASFLPGISTALSRVITGDIKQGHMVTVSAIRLFYQTVCLVMADEQLATITQDEEKPSVEQSRVAELVVHRGPDWVKSTADKLSLLIHKIVEFASLHPHWKVRMELVELVHHLMLKCSQSLVESVGHLLKALVGLVNDESNEVQSKCHEILRSIAELRTVAENRALADILSENLHSLATALPRLMNSQDDQGKFSTLSLLLGSLKLLGPKVNIVLNSAAHLQRLSKALMQVLELDVADVKIIEERRWGPEDSLGEPSGSLQHGKGQKKYFRFFFDERIFLLIQQVCRVLGYYGNLYLLVDHFMGLYNESVVYRKQAAMVLNELITGAAGLGVDVLHERETAVSTEDLKGTITSILEEYTDQANWYLTTSIDTEGTSDELTVKHSGVCAIPRGAHSSSLISSSSPSSDPSPTIRSMNSNIWQICIQLEGVGCFAYVLGKEFRLLLASVLYPVLEKAGDSSLLISQTATGTMVDVCHACGYDSVQNLINGNSDYLVNGISLNLRRVAHQPHASQVLEAMLRHSDASLLPLVEDVIRDVLSALDQFYDDRASSFLGVLSTLVAALVQWFVVGKGKEHPQEQNLEQQSSTSSQKQGEGSVITPMVQEVEQFFLDYIKQRQIAEGNLPAMEEEEEEVQAPPPEPEMNDSGAEGETPLPAHAQIAKDVMERCIHLLSDKSLRVRLKVLDVLEFCVIVLHLHENHLLPMAHRAWPALVTRLINDDPLAVLRAFKVLCTLAEKCGDFLKRRFSKDVLPKLASSLVAQAPVSARAGPVYSHSLAFKLQLAVLQGLGLLCEKLDLGLIHHSSQQL; translated from the exons ATGGCAGTTTTTGATACCCCACAAGAAGCGTTCGGGATCTTGCGCCCAGTTTGTGTACAGCTAACAAAGGTGCAGACTACTGAGAATGTGGAACGCTTGCAGGCTCAGCTGCAGACAGTCAGTGACTCTGCCCTGCAGGAACTGCAGGAGTATGTCCTTTTCCCATTGAGGTTCACCCTGAAGACCCCAGGACCCAAACGGGAGAGACTTGTCCAGAGTGTGGTGCAGTGCATCACGTCCATTCTTTCAACAACGTGTGTGAAGAAGCAGGACCTCCTTCAGGAGCTTTTTTCTGAGCTCTGCCTGTGTCTATCTTCTCCATCTGGTTTGCAGCCACCAGCTCCGCTATCAGAGGAATTAAAACTGACTGTAATCCAAGCACTCCAGGTCCTGATGCATTCAGCTTATGGGGACATTATCCTCACTTTGTATCAGCCTTCTACCCTTCCTCACTTAGGATTTGCTGTATCTTTGCTTTTGGCCTTGGCAGAACAagaaaaagcaaagcaaattAAGCTGGCTGCCTTAAAGTGTTTACAGGTCCTAATTCTGCAGTGTGACTGCCAGGAGCATCATAGACTCCTAGACACGGTTGAAACAAGACAATGTGGGAATTTGTTTGCTTCTTTTCTACCTGGGATCTCTACTGCCCTGTCCCGGGTTATTACTGGAGACATCAAACAAGGTCATATGGTCACTGTTTCTGCCATCAGGCTCTTTTATCAAACTGTCTGCTTGGTGATGGCAGATGAACAACTAGCCACAATCACACAGGATGAAGAGAAGCCTTCAGTGGAACAAAGCAGAGTAGCTGAGCTGGTGGTCCATAGAGGACCGGACTGGGTAAAAAGCACTGCAGACAAATTGTCTCTCCTTATCCACAAGATAGTTGAATTTGCTTCTCTTCACCCTCACTGGAAGGTCAGGATGGAATTGGTGGAGCTGGTCCATCACCTTATGTTGAAGTGCAGTCAGTCACTGGTAGAATCAGTTGGTCACCTGTTAAAAGCCTTGGTTGGGCTTGTTAATGATGAAAGCAATGAGGTCCAAAGCAAGTGTCATGAGATTCTCAGGAGCATTGCTGAGCTGAGAACAGTAGCTGAGAACAGGGCTCTTGCTGATATTCTGTCAGAGAATCTGCATTCCCTGGCCACAGCCCTTCCACGTCTGATGAATTCCCAGGATGATCAAGGCAAGTTCTCTACCCTGAGCTTATTACTCGGCTCCCTGAAGTTGCTGGGCCCCAAGGTGAACATTGTGCTCAACTCTGCTGCCCACCTCCAGCGTCTCTCCAAAGCTCTGATGCAAGTTCTGGAGCTGGATGTGGCTGATGTGAAGATTATTGAAGAAAGACGTTGGGGCCCTGAAGACTCTCTAGGTGAGCCCTCGGGTTCCTTGCAGCATGGCAAAGGTCAGAAGAAATACTTCCGGTTCTTCTTTGATGAGCGGATTTTCTTGCTCATTCAGCAGGTTTGCCGGGTACTTGGCTACTACGGAAACCTCTACTTGCTAGTGGATCATTTCATGGGGCTATACAACGAATCTGTGGTGTATCGGAAGCAGGCTGCCATGGTCCTCAATGAGTTGATCACAGGAGCTGCTGGACTGGGGGTTGATGTTCTTCATGAAAGGGAAACTGCAGTGAGCACGGAAGACCTTAAAGGGACCATAACATCCATCCTCGAAGAATATACTGACCAGGCAAACTGGTATCTGACCACCAGCATTGACACTGAGGGAACCAGCGATGAGTTAACTGTGAAACATTCAGGAGTATGTGCTATCCCAAGAGGTGCACACAGCAGTTCTTTGATTTCATCCTCCTCCCCTTCTTCAGACCCAAGCCCAACCATCCGCTCCATGAACAGCAATATCTGGCAGATCTGCATCCAGCTGGAGGGGGTTGGCTGCTTTGCGTATGTGCTGGGGAAAGAGTTCCGCTTGCTTCTAGCATCAGTCCTCTACCCTGTGCTTGAAAAGGCCGGGGACAGTAGTCTGCTCATTAGTCAGACGGCGACTGGAACCATGGTGGATGTCTGCCATGCCTGTGGCTATGACTCCGTGCAAAATCTGATTAATGGTAACTCGGACTATCTGGTGAATGGGATTTCCCTAAACCTGCGTCGGGTGGCACATCAGCCTCACGCCTCGCAGGTCCTGGAGGCCATGCTCAGGCATTCGGATGCCAGCTTGCTCCCACTGGTGGAGGATGTGATCCGAGATGTCCTGTCTGCCCTTGATCAGTTTTATGACGACCGAGCTTCCTCTTTCCTTGGGGTCCTGTCCACATTAGTGGCAGCTTTAG TGCAGTGGTtcgtggtggggaaggggaaggagcacCCACAAGAGCAGAATCTAGAGCAGCAGAGCAGCACTTCATCCcagaagcagggggaggggtctGTAATTACCCCCATGGTGCAAGAAGTGGAACAGTTCTTCCTGGACTACATCAAACAGAGGCAGATTGCAGAGGGCAACCTTCCAgccatggaggaggaggaagagg AGGTGCAGGCCCCCCCTCCTGAGCCTGAGATGAACGACAGCGGTGCGGAGGGAGAGACTCCATTGCCAGCCCATGCCCAGATAGCAAAGGATGTGATGGAGAGATGTATCCATTTACTGTCCGACAAGAGTCTGCGGGTGCGGCTGAAG GTCCTGGACGTGCTGGAGTTCTGCGTGATTGTGCTGCATCTTCATGAAAACCATCTGCTTCCCATGGCTCATCGCGCCTGGCCGGCTCTCGTCACCCGGCTGATTAACGACGACCCGCTGGCGGTGCTCAGAGCCTTCAAG GTGCTCTGTACCCTGGCTGAGAAGTGTGGCGATTTCCTGAAGCGACGATTCTCCAAAGACGTCCTGCCCAAGCTGGCCAGTTCCCTTGTCGCCCAGGCTCCAGTCAGTGCCAGAGCCGGACCCGTGTACAGCCATTCTCTTGCCTTCAAGTTACAGCTGGCCGTGCTGCAGGGGCTGGGTTTGCTGTGTGAGAAGCTGGACTTGG GCCTCATCCATCACTCTTCACAGCAGCTATGA
- the TTI1 gene encoding TELO2-interacting protein 1 homolog isoform X1, whose amino-acid sequence MAVFDTPQEAFGILRPVCVQLTKVQTTENVERLQAQLQTVSDSALQELQEYVLFPLRFTLKTPGPKRERLVQSVVQCITSILSTTCVKKQDLLQELFSELCLCLSSPSGLQPPAPLSEELKLTVIQALQVLMHSAYGDIILTLYQPSTLPHLGFAVSLLLALAEQEKAKQIKLAALKCLQVLILQCDCQEHHRLLDTVETRQCGNLFASFLPGISTALSRVITGDIKQGHMVTVSAIRLFYQTVCLVMADEQLATITQDEEKPSVEQSRVAELVVHRGPDWVKSTADKLSLLIHKIVEFASLHPHWKVRMELVELVHHLMLKCSQSLVESVGHLLKALVGLVNDESNEVQSKCHEILRSIAELRTVAENRALADILSENLHSLATALPRLMNSQDDQGKFSTLSLLLGSLKLLGPKVNIVLNSAAHLQRLSKALMQVLELDVADVKIIEERRWGPEDSLGEPSGSLQHGKGQKKYFRFFFDERIFLLIQQVCRVLGYYGNLYLLVDHFMGLYNESVVYRKQAAMVLNELITGAAGLGVDVLHERETAVSTEDLKGTITSILEEYTDQANWYLTTSIDTEGTSDELTVKHSGVCAIPRGAHSSSLISSSSPSSDPSPTIRSMNSNIWQICIQLEGVGCFAYVLGKEFRLLLASVLYPVLEKAGDSSLLISQTATGTMVDVCHACGYDSVQNLINGNSDYLVNGISLNLRRVAHQPHASQVLEAMLRHSDASLLPLVEDVIRDVLSALDQFYDDRASSFLGVLSTLVAALVQWFVVGKGKEHPQEQNLEQQSSTSSQKQGEGSVITPMVQEVEQFFLDYIKQRQIAEGNLPAMEEEEEEVQAPPPEPEMNDSGAEGETPLPAHAQIAKDVMERCIHLLSDKSLRVRLKVLDVLEFCVIVLHLHENHLLPMAHRAWPALVTRLINDDPLAVLRAFKVLCTLAEKCGDFLKRRFSKDVLPKLASSLVAQAPVSARAGPVYSHSLAFKLQLAVLQGLGLLCEKLDLGESDLNKVADACLMYLSAKQPVKLQEAARSVFLHLMGVDPDATWLFLNKICCPLPYEPPHPSLQPVKLGGMGRQRTEFTDNVLDLLGELQRQETAAFQAGPQESPEPQPPSLTEALG is encoded by the exons ATGGCAGTTTTTGATACCCCACAAGAAGCGTTCGGGATCTTGCGCCCAGTTTGTGTACAGCTAACAAAGGTGCAGACTACTGAGAATGTGGAACGCTTGCAGGCTCAGCTGCAGACAGTCAGTGACTCTGCCCTGCAGGAACTGCAGGAGTATGTCCTTTTCCCATTGAGGTTCACCCTGAAGACCCCAGGACCCAAACGGGAGAGACTTGTCCAGAGTGTGGTGCAGTGCATCACGTCCATTCTTTCAACAACGTGTGTGAAGAAGCAGGACCTCCTTCAGGAGCTTTTTTCTGAGCTCTGCCTGTGTCTATCTTCTCCATCTGGTTTGCAGCCACCAGCTCCGCTATCAGAGGAATTAAAACTGACTGTAATCCAAGCACTCCAGGTCCTGATGCATTCAGCTTATGGGGACATTATCCTCACTTTGTATCAGCCTTCTACCCTTCCTCACTTAGGATTTGCTGTATCTTTGCTTTTGGCCTTGGCAGAACAagaaaaagcaaagcaaattAAGCTGGCTGCCTTAAAGTGTTTACAGGTCCTAATTCTGCAGTGTGACTGCCAGGAGCATCATAGACTCCTAGACACGGTTGAAACAAGACAATGTGGGAATTTGTTTGCTTCTTTTCTACCTGGGATCTCTACTGCCCTGTCCCGGGTTATTACTGGAGACATCAAACAAGGTCATATGGTCACTGTTTCTGCCATCAGGCTCTTTTATCAAACTGTCTGCTTGGTGATGGCAGATGAACAACTAGCCACAATCACACAGGATGAAGAGAAGCCTTCAGTGGAACAAAGCAGAGTAGCTGAGCTGGTGGTCCATAGAGGACCGGACTGGGTAAAAAGCACTGCAGACAAATTGTCTCTCCTTATCCACAAGATAGTTGAATTTGCTTCTCTTCACCCTCACTGGAAGGTCAGGATGGAATTGGTGGAGCTGGTCCATCACCTTATGTTGAAGTGCAGTCAGTCACTGGTAGAATCAGTTGGTCACCTGTTAAAAGCCTTGGTTGGGCTTGTTAATGATGAAAGCAATGAGGTCCAAAGCAAGTGTCATGAGATTCTCAGGAGCATTGCTGAGCTGAGAACAGTAGCTGAGAACAGGGCTCTTGCTGATATTCTGTCAGAGAATCTGCATTCCCTGGCCACAGCCCTTCCACGTCTGATGAATTCCCAGGATGATCAAGGCAAGTTCTCTACCCTGAGCTTATTACTCGGCTCCCTGAAGTTGCTGGGCCCCAAGGTGAACATTGTGCTCAACTCTGCTGCCCACCTCCAGCGTCTCTCCAAAGCTCTGATGCAAGTTCTGGAGCTGGATGTGGCTGATGTGAAGATTATTGAAGAAAGACGTTGGGGCCCTGAAGACTCTCTAGGTGAGCCCTCGGGTTCCTTGCAGCATGGCAAAGGTCAGAAGAAATACTTCCGGTTCTTCTTTGATGAGCGGATTTTCTTGCTCATTCAGCAGGTTTGCCGGGTACTTGGCTACTACGGAAACCTCTACTTGCTAGTGGATCATTTCATGGGGCTATACAACGAATCTGTGGTGTATCGGAAGCAGGCTGCCATGGTCCTCAATGAGTTGATCACAGGAGCTGCTGGACTGGGGGTTGATGTTCTTCATGAAAGGGAAACTGCAGTGAGCACGGAAGACCTTAAAGGGACCATAACATCCATCCTCGAAGAATATACTGACCAGGCAAACTGGTATCTGACCACCAGCATTGACACTGAGGGAACCAGCGATGAGTTAACTGTGAAACATTCAGGAGTATGTGCTATCCCAAGAGGTGCACACAGCAGTTCTTTGATTTCATCCTCCTCCCCTTCTTCAGACCCAAGCCCAACCATCCGCTCCATGAACAGCAATATCTGGCAGATCTGCATCCAGCTGGAGGGGGTTGGCTGCTTTGCGTATGTGCTGGGGAAAGAGTTCCGCTTGCTTCTAGCATCAGTCCTCTACCCTGTGCTTGAAAAGGCCGGGGACAGTAGTCTGCTCATTAGTCAGACGGCGACTGGAACCATGGTGGATGTCTGCCATGCCTGTGGCTATGACTCCGTGCAAAATCTGATTAATGGTAACTCGGACTATCTGGTGAATGGGATTTCCCTAAACCTGCGTCGGGTGGCACATCAGCCTCACGCCTCGCAGGTCCTGGAGGCCATGCTCAGGCATTCGGATGCCAGCTTGCTCCCACTGGTGGAGGATGTGATCCGAGATGTCCTGTCTGCCCTTGATCAGTTTTATGACGACCGAGCTTCCTCTTTCCTTGGGGTCCTGTCCACATTAGTGGCAGCTTTAG TGCAGTGGTtcgtggtggggaaggggaaggagcacCCACAAGAGCAGAATCTAGAGCAGCAGAGCAGCACTTCATCCcagaagcagggggaggggtctGTAATTACCCCCATGGTGCAAGAAGTGGAACAGTTCTTCCTGGACTACATCAAACAGAGGCAGATTGCAGAGGGCAACCTTCCAgccatggaggaggaggaagagg AGGTGCAGGCCCCCCCTCCTGAGCCTGAGATGAACGACAGCGGTGCGGAGGGAGAGACTCCATTGCCAGCCCATGCCCAGATAGCAAAGGATGTGATGGAGAGATGTATCCATTTACTGTCCGACAAGAGTCTGCGGGTGCGGCTGAAG GTCCTGGACGTGCTGGAGTTCTGCGTGATTGTGCTGCATCTTCATGAAAACCATCTGCTTCCCATGGCTCATCGCGCCTGGCCGGCTCTCGTCACCCGGCTGATTAACGACGACCCGCTGGCGGTGCTCAGAGCCTTCAAG GTGCTCTGTACCCTGGCTGAGAAGTGTGGCGATTTCCTGAAGCGACGATTCTCCAAAGACGTCCTGCCCAAGCTGGCCAGTTCCCTTGTCGCCCAGGCTCCAGTCAGTGCCAGAGCCGGACCCGTGTACAGCCATTCTCTTGCCTTCAAGTTACAGCTGGCCGTGCTGCAGGGGCTGGGTTTGCTGTGTGAGAAGCTGGACTTGG GCGAGAGTGACCTGAATAAAGTAGCAGATGCCTGTCTGATGTACCTCAGTGCCAAACAACCTGTGAAACTGCAAGAGGCCGCCCGGAG